In the genome of Arachis stenosperma cultivar V10309 chromosome 6, arast.V10309.gnm1.PFL2, whole genome shotgun sequence, the window CTCCTAGCAGTAGTCCCTTTCCATTTCTCTTATTTTCCAGACTTCAGACATTCATCGATGTATTTTGCTGCAGATTCACCTGTTATTGAAGAGAACAAGATCAATGAAATACTGGATGGATTGCTTCAATGCAATTCTGAAGATCTAGAAGGGGATGAAGCAGTGACTCTTTTGCAGGAGAGGTTACATATCAAACCAATTGTTCTGGAGAAATTATCTATTCCTGACTTCCCAAATAATGACCAAGTTATTGGTATGAAATCTTTGCATGGGAACTCGTCAAATCCAAGGAAGTGGAAACCTTTATCCATCCTTGATAATTTGTTGAAAGGATTTAATAGTAGAACACCTATTAGACAGGGCATAGGATGCCAATTGCAGCAATCAGCTTCACCCACCCCACCAAGAAGTCCATTTGCTCCACTATCTTCCTTGCTGCTTCACCTTTCACACCCAAAGCCATCGGTGGATGCATTTGCAGCTGATGGAATTGATCATTTATCCACAAGAAAGAATTCCCCAATTCCTCTGATAAACCAGGAGCACAAACTTGCTGCTTCTGGGAATCCATCAAATGAACCCTCTGCAAACGTAATTGATGATGGTATTGCCATTAATAAGACAAGTTCACCAGGTGACACTCTCAGGAATGGCTCCTATTCTTCTGGAAAATCCAAGGAAGATTCAATTGGAAGTAGTGAGACACATTCAGTGGAAGACACAGTCAGAGATTGTGCTTGTACACCCCAAAAGTCTGTGGAGGATAATCCAGGGCAACCTGAGTCTGATGCTAATATTGAGTCAAATGGACCTCGTGTTGACATGGACGTGAATACTGGAGCCAGTGGGATGGAAGGTATCATTAGAGATTGTGCTTGTACACCCCAAAAGTCCGTGGAGGATAATCAAAGGCTTCCTGAGTTTGATGTTAATATTGAGTCAAATGGTCCTCATATTGACATGGATGTGGATATTGGAGACAGTGGTATGAATGACATAGTAGGGAGGCCAAATATTGTAACAAATAGGGTTGAGAATGAAGTATGTTTATATTTCAATCTTGATCATCTTAAATTGCTGGCAAATTTTCTAGCTCTGAATTAATCTATCTTATGATACAGGCAGAAAATTTGCAGGCACATGCGGCTGTTGGGCCATCAGATGATTCTAATATTAACATGGCAAATCAACCAGGTATGCATGTTTATTCCATCAGGTTCTTGATATACAAGCACAATGGCTGGTTAATTCTTGGCT includes:
- the LOC130935840 gene encoding centromere protein C-like — its product is MEMQNPAKPEGKLAVISEVPGLFDSEILSDIAFDEENDVAAASGEAVEFPRKRRPALGLKRARFSLKPTKTQSVESLIPTLDLDKLKDPVEFFLAHDRLENAKREIQKQTGEFLESNLSDTTTKMRQRRPGLSGNNERRVRYKHRYPKETFDNNDYVLPSQKASESVDLGPVGESTDEGGACLTPLENEVTDSPVIEENKINEILDGLLQCNSEDLEGDEAVTLLQERLHIKPIVLEKLSIPDFPNNDQVIGMKSLHGNSSNPRKWKPLSILDNLLKGFNSRTPIRQGIGCQLQQSASPTPPRSPFAPLSSLLLHLSHPKPSVDAFAADGIDHLSTRKNSPIPLINQEHKLAASGNPSNEPSANVIDDGIAINKTSSPGDTLRNGSYSSGKSKEDSIGSSETHSVEDTVRDCACTPQKSVEDNPGQPESDANIESNGPRVDMDVNTGASGMEGIIRDCACTPQKSVEDNQRLPEFDVNIESNGPHIDMDVDIGDSGMNDIVGRPNIVTNRVENEAENLQAHAAVGPSDDSNINMANQPADQSDPAGFLANDHDKDSRRSDDGPEQCLQEKTDGNSILPDYGQRRVRRSKRQHKDKSLSRRQSLAAAGTSWEAGLRRSTRIRTRPLEFWRGERMVYGRVHDSLATVIGIKCISPGTDGKPTMKVKSYVSDEYKELLELASLC